A window of Phocoena phocoena chromosome 6, mPhoPho1.1, whole genome shotgun sequence contains these coding sequences:
- the LOC136124347 gene encoding interferon alpha-1-like — MAPNLSLLLALVLLSCNSNCSLGCDLPQTHSLANTRALMLLQQMRRISPFSCLKDRNDFRFPQEAFGGNPFQKAQAIAVVHEMIQQTFQLFSTEGSAAAWDETLLDKFCTALYQQLTDLQACLMQEAGLEGTPLLKEDSILAVRKYFHRITVYLQEKKYSPCAWEIVRAEVMRSFSSSTNLQESLRRKE, encoded by the coding sequence ATGGCCCCAAACTTGTCCTTACTCCTGGCCCTGGTGCTACTCAGCTGCAACTCCAACTGCTCTCTGGGCTGCGACCTGCCTCAGACCCACAGCCTGGCGAACACAAGGGCCCTGATGCTCCTGCAACAAATGAGGAGAATCTCCCCCTTCTCCTGCCTGAAGGACAGAAATGACTTTAGATTCCCCCAGGAGGCGTTTGGTGGCAACCCGTTCCAGAAGGCTCAAGCCATCGCTGTCGTCCATGAGATGATCCAGCAGACCTTCCAGCTCTTCAGCACAGAGGGCTCGGCTGCCGCTTGGGATGAGACCCTCCTGGACAAGTTCTGCACTGCACTTTATCAGCAGCTCACTGACCTGCAAGCCTGTCTGATGCAGGAGGCGGGGCTGGAAGGGACTCCCCTGCTGAAGGAGGACTCCATCCTGGCTGTGAGGAAATACTTCCACAGAATCACTGTCTATCTGCAAGAGAAGAAGTACAGCCCTTGTGCCTGGGAGATTGTCAGAGCAGAAGTCATGAGATCCTTCTCTTCATCAACAAACTTGCAAGAAAGCCTCAGGAGGAAGGAATGA
- the LOC136124304 gene encoding interferon omega-1-like, which translates to MAFVLSLLTALVMFSYGPGGSLGCDLSQNHVWISKKNFMLLGQMRRISPRFCLKDRKDFGFPQDMVDDSQLPKAQATSVLHEMLQQTFRLFHTERSPAAWDSSLLDKLRTGLHQQLEDLDACLVQAMGDEETALGVTGPTLAVKRYFQGIHLYLKEKKYSDCAWEIVRVEIMRSSSSSTNLQERIRIMDGGLGSP; encoded by the coding sequence ATGGCCTTCGTGCTCTCTCTACTGACCGCCCTGGTGATGTTCAGCTATGGCCCTGGTGGATCTCTGGGCTGCGACCTGTCTCAGAACCACGTGTGGATTAGCAAGAAGAACTTCATGCTTCTGGGCCAGATGCGGAGAATCTCCCCTCGTTTCTGTCTGAAGGACAGAAAAGACTTCGGTTTCCCCCAGGACATGGTGGATGACAGCCAGCTCCCGAAGGCCCAGGCCACCTCTGTCCTCCACGAGATGCTCCAGCAGACCTTCCGCCTCTTCCACACAGAGCGCTCCCCTGCCGCCTGGGACAGCTCCCTCCTGGACAAACTCCGCACTGGACTCCATCAGCAGCTGGAGGACCTGGACGCCTGCTTGGTGCAGGCGATGGGAGATGAAGAAACTGCCCTGGGAGTGACAGGCCCTACACTGGCCGTGAAGAGGTACTTCCAGGGAATCCACCTCTacctgaaagagaagaaatacagtGACTGTGCCTGGGAAATTGTCAGAGTGGAAATCATGAGATCCTCGTCTTCATCGACCAACTTGCAAGAAAGGATAAGAATTATGGATGGAGGCCTGGGGTCACCTTGA
- the LOC136124375 gene encoding interferon omega-1-like, protein MALLRKNVIREPTPKAPPDARLSQASSSLICPMAFVLSLLTALVMFSYGPGGSLGCDLSQNHVWISKNFMLLGQMWRISPRFCLKDRKDFGFPQDMVDDSQLPKAQATSVLHEMLQQTFRLFHTERSPAAWDTSLLDKLRTGLHQQLEDLDACLVQAMGDEETALGVTGPTLAVKRYFQGIHLYLKEKKYSDCAWEIVRVEIMRSLSSSTNLQERIRIMDGGLGSP, encoded by the coding sequence ATGGCCTTGCTTAGAAAGAATGTCATCAGAGAACCTACCCCCAAGGCTCCCCCAGACGCCCGTCTCAGCCAGGCCAGCAGCAGCCTCATTTGCCCCATGGCCTTCGTGCTCTCTCTACTGACCGCCCTGGTGATGTTCAGCTATGGCCCTGGTGGATCTCTGGGCTGCGACCTGTCTCAGAACCACGTGTGGATTAGCAAGAACTTCATGCTTCTGGGCCAGATGTGGAGAATCTCCCCTCGTTTCTGTCTGAAGGACAGAAAAGACTTCGGTTTCCCCCAGGACATGGTGGATGACAGCCAGCTCCCGAAGGCCCAGGCCACCTCTGTCCTCCACGAGATGCTCCAGCAGACCTTCCGCCTCTTCCACACAGAGCGCTCCCCTGCCGCCTGGGACACCTCCCTCCTGGACAAACTCCGCACTGGACTCCATCAGCAGCTGGAGGACCTGGACGCCTGCTTGGTGCAGGCGATGGGAGATGAAGAAACTGCCCTGGGAGTGACAGGCCCTACACTGGCCGTGAAGAGGTACTTCCAGGGAATCCACCTCTacctgaaagagaagaaatacagtGACTGTGCCTGGGAAATTGTCAGAGTGGAAATCATGAGATCCTTGTCTTCATCGACCAACTTGCAAGAAAGGATAAGAATTATGGATGGAGGCCTGGGGTCACCTTGA
- the LOC136124417 gene encoding interferon alpha-1-like, with product MAPTVSLLLALVLLSCNSNCSLGCDLPQTHSLTNTRALMLLQQMRRISPFSCLKDRNDFGFPQDAFGGNQFQKAQAIAVVHEMIQQTFQLFSTEGSAAAWDETLLDKFCTALYQQLTDLQACLMQEAGPEGTPLLKEDSILAVRKYFHRITVYLQEKKYSPCAWEIVRAEVMRSFSSSTNLQESLRRKE from the coding sequence ATGGCCCCAACCGTGTCCTTACTCCTGGCCCTGGTGCTACTCAGCTGCAACTCCAACTGCTCTCTGGGCTGCGACCTGCCTCAGACCCACAGCCTGACGAACACGAGGGCCCTGATGCTCCTGCAACAAATGAGGAGAATCTCCCCCTTCTCCTGCCTGAAGGACAGAAATGACTTTGGATTCCCCCAGGACGCGTTTGGAGGCAACCAGTTCCAGAAGGCTCAAGCCATCGCTGTCGTCCATGAGATGATCCAGCAGACCTTCCAGCTCTTCAGCACAGAGGGCTCGGCTGCCGCTTGGGATGAGACCCTCCTGGACAAGTTCTGCACTGCACTTTATCAGCAGCTCACTGACCTGCAAGCCTGTCTGATGCAGGAGGCGGGGCCGGAAGGGACTCCCCTGCTGAAGGAGGACTCCATCCTGGCTGTGAGGAAATACTTCCACAGAATCACTGTCTATCTGCAAGAGAAGAAGTACAGCCCTTGTGCCTGGGAGATTGTCAGAGCAGAAGTCATGAGATCCTTCTCTTCATCAACAAACTTGCAAGAAAGCCTCAGGAGGAAGGAATGA
- the LOC136124585 gene encoding interferon omega-1-like, translating to MAQIYLLVAGVMLCSIPAYSLGWNLPRSHSQENKDVFQHLEQMQRIPSQWCLKDRTDFKFPWKRENITPIQVTQGTCHHHLMLQQIFNLFTTEDSRVAWSNTLLDKLLSSLHLRLHRLEQMKKDNLDCRDLGRAAREYFHGIRVYLKAKEYSSCAWEVVRVEIKRCLSLM from the coding sequence ATGGCCCAGATCTATTTGCTAGTGGCAGGAGTGATGCTCTGCTCTATCCCTGCTTACTCTCTTGGCTGGAACTTGCCTAGAAGCCATAGCCAGGAAAACAAGGACGTCTTCCAACATTTGGAACAGATGCAAAGGATCCCCTCTCAGTGGTGCCTAAAGGACAGAACCGACTTCAAATTTCCTTGGAAAAGAGAGAATATCACCCCAATCCAGGTGACTCAAGGCACCTGTCACCACCATCTGATGCTCCAGCAGATCTTCAACCTCTTCACCACGGAGGACAGCCGTGTTGCCTGGAGCAACACCCTCCTCGATAAACTTCTCTCTAGCCTTCATCTGAGGCTGCACCGACTGGAGCAGATGAAAAAAGACAATCTGGATTGTCGAGATTTGGGACGTGCTGCCCGGGAGTATTTCCATGGAATCCGTGTCTATCTGAAGGCAAAGGAATACAGCTCCTGTGCCTGGGAGGTTGTCAGAGTGGAAATTAAAAGGTGCCTTTCCCTTATGTAA